The Thunnus thynnus chromosome 1, fThuThy2.1, whole genome shotgun sequence nucleotide sequence cttgatgtagttaaagtattgcagtaaaagtacataagtattatgagcttgatgtagttaaagtattgcagtaaaagtagtggtttggtccctctgactgatatattattatatatgacatcattagattattaatagtgaagcatcagtgttagagcagcatgttactgttgtagctgctggaggtggagctagtttacactactttatatacagttagctagtttagtccagtggttcccaacctaggggtcgggcccctccaaagggtcagcagataaatctgaggggtggtgagatgattaatgggagaggaaagaagaaaaaacaaagttctgatacacaaatctgttttcagtttttggactttttctctaatctttgatttttgctgaaatattggatcatttgaacatttattgaaatgaaagcatgtgagaagtttagagggaaaaatcactatttggtggagctgttaacaactcatagacatgtgaaatgtgaccccgactacacactgctttttgtaagacgtcaaaagccaaaaaggttggaaaccactggtttcatctttaacaatgtgttgtattttaaaagcttgttatattatccattgtgtcaaatcttcatctgaaaagtaactaaagctgtcaaataaatgtagtggagtagaaagtacaatatttccctctgaaatgtagtggagtgaaagtataaagtaaggagtttttagtaaaatgtacctttattattattagagaaGTGAAGTGATTTTTAGGACAGAAAATGTGGAATATGAGATAAATAATTTGGTTCATGATGTCCAGTTTATATAAAGATTTATGTTCTTTTGTGACACTGCAactgtatatttattgttttataatcCCAAAGCTGGATTGATCTCGTATTGGgcccaagcggcaacctccagggctgaaaagtgaagccaatgcggaagcgccaaaaacctgcattccatctaacggccagcagggggcgactccgctggctgcaaaaagaagtcagattgtattgaagtctatgagaaaatgagcctacttctctcttgatttattaccttagtaaactgtttcctaatgagtttatgatctCAGTTGGTAGCTTCAAGTCTTcctcaatacagcatgatgttcattttgtaaattatggtcccatttaatttaaatttgacaataaagcagcgtatgctttagggcgtggctacattGTAATTGAAGAGGcgctaccacggcgacaacaTCGCTTATGTAACATAACCATAGGTCTAGCTGCTGCTAttccacagtgtgttttcagttcactaaagttaattgAACATTGTGAATTGCCTacaaaaaagtcttgttcagtgtttggttttaataaaagacccattaatgagtcggatgatcagtttttccagtgagtgCAAattgttttaacggttttaggcctgcattagcattagcatgctcactgttaaccatagattgtaaatgcactgtgctaatagaactagcagctagcgctacaGTCAGCGCAACCCTcccgtccaaatatggtcacttctggctccaaaaatcaaacatggcgacagccaaatccaagatggcgatcgTCAAATAGCTATACTCGAGGCTTCAAATCGACAGTTCGCAAACCattgggtgacgtcacggtgaccacgtccatattttttacagtctatgatattGACCCCCTACTATACACAGTAATACTCTATTAcatgattaatcaattgacaAAAAATTACACAGCAacacttttctctttgttccttcagttggatgttgttctctgtgcagagtttgttttcacattcatctgctgaaggaggagatgatgatTTGGGGATTTTTAAGTCGTAATTATGctttttttactgtataaaaCATATCAGGCACACTGTATCTAGTGCAGTAGGGGCAGCTCTTGTTAAGGTAAATAATGACCTTCTGCTGACTGCTGACAGGTAACTGCTCGATTTTAGTTCTTTTAGATTTAAGTGCCGTATTTGAGACAGTCGACCACGGGATCCTCTTACATCGCTTGGAAACTTGGGTAGGACTCAAGGGCTCAGCTCTCAGCTTATTACATTCATACCTCTCCAACAGAACTTTTTCCGTTGCTCTGGGTAACTCTACTTCCTCGATGGCCCGGTCGAGTTGTGGTGTCCCCCAGGGTTCTGGTCTTGGCCCCCTCTGTTCTCTACATACATGTTGCCTCTCAGCCATGTTATTCAGAGGCATGACGTGCTTTACGCTCAGTTATATTCGACATCGAAACCCACAGATCCCAGCAGCCAAACAAATCTTACAACTTGCCTTTCTGGTATTAAATCTTGGACGTCCCAACGCTTCCTTAAATTTAAGGATGATAAGTCTGATGTCATTCTGTTCAGTCTCCCAAACTTCATCAGCTCTTTTGGTGCTAATCTGGGTGATCTGATGAGTAATATTAAGCAGGCTGTGAGGAATCTAGCGGTAATATTTGATGCTGATCTCTGTTTGACTATCAAGACAAAAATGTTGGCAATTCCTGTTTCTTCCAGCTCGAGATAATCTCTAAAAGTTGCTCATTTTTAGCAGTTGTTGATTTACAAAAAGTTGTACATGCTCTCATCTGTTCTCAGCTTGATTATTGCCTCAAACTTTACTCAGGTGTCAGCCAACCATCTCTAACTGGTACAAAACGCAGCTGCTTCACTTATTACTGGGAAGAAGCATGATCACATGACCTCCCTGCTCgcctccctccactggctccctgttAAATTACGCATTGAGTTTAAAATCTTATTGCTCACTTTTAAGGCCTTAAATGGCCTTGCATACATTTCTGATTATTGACCTGGTATGAGTCCTCTCAGCCATTGAGATCCTCGGATGGTGACTCCCAGCTCACGGTTGGTGAATGATGGTGATCAGACTTTTGCTATCAAAGCTCCCACACTACGGAGCTCTCTGCCTCctgaactcacacacactaagtctttagcttcttttaaatctcttcttgaaacttttctctctgtaaaagcttttggaaatgtttgatattatatttatatgtatttttgtatgtcgTCATACTTGTGTGGAGAcgatctttaaaaaaaaccaacagcTGGTTGCAGCCTTACAGTCCTATGATGGAATAATATAAGATGCCCCTCGGTTTGATAAATCACAACTTAACAACTCATGAGCTCAATAGAAACTATTAAATAGTAGAAACtattaaaggtataatatgtaattattccacattaaaatgtctaaaaacaactagacctatgttatatatgttgttgagttgtgtacttacattatcccaaatgtttccaacgattttcaaacccagagaaatctgtaatttaatcaaagtaacggaccgtttcatttggtcgcctgtcgatggcgtcatacctcctctaccaaagagtaaacacgcaccagatgcatacggcggcgctgtgtttgtccgctacaatggcgtctaccaaagagtaacttacacacatacaagataatacatcggcgttgtggttgttccgcacaaactgttataaatggacttttattcagttttaagtcacattttcatgataaatttaggtggtttttaactatatcttttagccggaagaaggattttagtcatcggacgtctggatcttaagttatcagagaaataaaccgaacaagtgttagcagcagctcggctaacagctcgtaccggacgtccggtggtcgccgtacatcgtcggagaaacactgattttttaagtgaaacagctttattcagtgtttttacctgtaatctccgggtccgtttgttctggagaggaggagacctctgcgggtaaaaacatcctgaatgatgaacactggagtaatcctatcccggcgatgctggttatttaacaacgaagacaacaactcccatgatcccttgctacttcacacggtcatcacactccgtctgttgttattgttttgattgagacgcctagcggctgaaattacatgttgTGTGTATAAAGTCTTCAAACAGAGTCCCTCTTCAGGACCAGGACCAGcagatggaggatggaggaccTGTCAGACTGGACTTCACTGCTGCTAATTCAGAACTAATTAGTGATTGATCAGATGATGTGGAGTTGAtctttgtcttgtgtttgacacacaaataaataaaagaaggcTGTTTTTATAGTGAATCTCATGATCATCTGAAGACATTTGAAAGAAAAGCTCAGAACGGAAGCTGAAGCGTCCTGTTCCTCAGAGTCGGCCTAATGTTCTGGATCTGATGGCTTTTCTTTTGTAAGAAGCTTCACGGAGCAGCAAAGCAACAGAGaaaaatcttttatttcattctggcccgaaaacattttctgttgaacGAGTGACAGCTGTTATATCAAGTTTATCAGAGACAAAGTTTACAGGTGAGATGACAGAGAGCCCTTCCATCAACTGAACTACAGTTTACTATGATTGTCATTATGCACCAGTACACTTCACTAAACCACatgtacaaataaacaacagcTAGAAGCAATTTACAACATGCGCTCCATGAAGAAAGATTGCATAGCTCTTGACTGTTTTGCCCTTTAaaactgtgctttttttttaaaaaatcctgtcAGTGATCTGGCCTTTCTGCAAAGCACTGAAGTCAGAAAAGCCCtgatctgtttcctctgcagcgTCGTCCTCGTTCGTGCAGGACAGACCGAAATCAGCCCCGGTGCAGAAACACTCTCTTGATATAAAATCAGCCTCGTCTTGGTTTATCGCTCCTGAACATCCACCTCCAAACAGCTCAGGTTTAACTGAGGAGAAAGGTATCatgcagtctctctctctgaaatgtCCCCGCTGTCACTTTTGTAAGACGCAAATTtggcccaaaaaaaaaacagcctgtgCTTCTGAGTCCAGAGGAGACTCTGTCAGGTCTCAGGTTCTGCCGGAGAGGAAGACTCTCCACCGGCGATAGAAAGGACAGGCACTGTGTCGAGGTGGGACTGAGGTTCAGGTGGAGGTGGAGTCTGGAGGATGAACACCGTCGGATCAGGAAGCGGGTCAAAGTGAGACATCTTTCCTCGGCAGGatctcagctgctgctgtgacgGTGGCGTCTCATATTCGTATGTGGAAGTTACTGcagacaagacaaacaacacagaaagaagagatttatttattataatactGTAAAATCTCAGGCTGGTCCCCTCAAAAGTAACTGCTGAGGGAAATAAAGAATCAATAATCTGGCCGATGAAGGGTGGATCCATATCTGTGATTGGTTGTTGCTTCATGTGATCAGTTGACAGTTTTTACTTGTCGTTTTTTACAAGTTTAATAAATTTGACTTTCATCTGAGAGCTTTTCCTGATTTTAATTgagtttcttattttcttttatttcagtttaatttctgtttctttgatCTGACGTTACTGGAACTGGTTTCATCTGTTTTATCATAAAATGTAATGACTTTATAATTTGTCGATTTCTACAGAAAGTCCCTCGAACAAACACAGGTGCTTCCCTCTTCTTACCctccacagactgtaaaaaacatctatttatctatttaaagTGCACAGTTCctgaataaatacaataaaagtacttttaaacaagaaaataaatgacatgactctcttttagctgtttttactctctaccaactcctgggggaaatatctggctctttagctgctaaatgctccactatgttcaccagctagtctacagctaactgtgagcaggtagtgttcagcggctttttacagctttttctctctgaaaacgacgctatgagacgctgagagtgaaccagaacagtaaagttgcagccggacagtaaacaacgagctgaaactcactataaagctccgtaaagccgagaggagctgcagagtctctggaggttcatcactacacgcggctcatagtgatgaacctgaACAAAATGGTTCAGGATGTGAATGAAGATCTTGATGCCAAAGCTGCAGcgaacgattattttcattattgactcATCTGCGGATAATTTTTCTCAATTCAtaatttgtctataaaatgtcagaaaatagtgaaaatatcTGTCATGATACCATAAAGCACAaggtttcacaaaaaaaagattttcagtttaaaaGCTGCAAAAACTCACAATCCAGATGCTGGACGTAagaaaaattagattttttcttGCTTggaaaataacttaaataatgaatcaagtatcgttgcagctctacttgaTGACATCAACATGTATTACAGCCTGCGCCTTAAATAAGCTGAATTAAAAGGTTTGTCTGTCAGTTTTATCTTTCTCGTGTCTCTCAGGTTCTGTTGTGTTAGATGTGACTGTTTATTACTTTGTTCTGTTGTACGCTGCTGTTTTGGCCAATTCTGAAgagacttcctggttaaataaatgaattcacatcataaaaatctaataaaacaaTCGTTATGAAGCAAGCGTTCAGATGACGGATTCAAAAAGAAGGTTTGGATTTAGGATAAAATAAGATTTGAAATGCAGGCGAGGAATAAAGGATGAAAGAAAGTTTgtgtaaaagttaaaataacaatCTGAATAGTtcagtgaaggagagaaaatacCTCAGGAAGTCCGGAGCCTTGGAGATCATGTTCTCGAAGTCGGAGAAGGAGAGCTTGTTGTCTCCGTCGAGGTCGGCCTCCTCGATGGCTTTATCACACACCAGCGTCACCTCCTCCGCCGTCAGCTCGCCTTTGGTCAGCTTGTTCAGGGTCTTCTGCAGGTCCTCCTTACAGATGAAGCTGTCCCTGTTGAAGTCTGGAGCAGAACCAGCAGAACCAGCAGAACGTTTCATTGTACTGTCATGTTACAGAcgcttcacacacaaacagaatcCACACGACAAACTCGTTACCGTAAATCTTGAAGGCGTGAATGGTCTTCAGCTCTCTGGGGGAAGTTTCACAGAGTGCAGAAAACATGTCGACAAAGTCGTTGAAGCTCAGGTTCCCCTGACCGTCCTCCGAGAACGTCTCCACGATCCTGTCTCGGAACGGGTTCTCCTGTCAGGGAACCGTTACTTTAGTTTAGTTATTTACACTAATTAGACACAGACTCCTGCTCTGGTATCAGCTGATTAGAGGCAGTTCTCTTAGTTAACGAATCAGCTGCTCCTCTTCCCATCATCCAGATCCCAGTATTCCCATATTCATCACCAGCACCAGTGTCTTGACTCCATCAGGTATCCTGCTCGCCTTCACTTCCCCCTTATAAGTATGACATCATGATGgggtctaatcgccaaagacttCTCACTTTTCCATCCTATTATGTATGTTCAGTAAAATAATTGTCACTTATAAAGTTTACATAacagatcatgtgatatgacgTAATGCTTCAAACAGCATCAGGACCTGACAGCGAGCTTATTTCAcaagtttagtttatttaactttagtttagtttagtttaattattttagtttagtttgtgtAACCATGGTGACTGGACACACTaacctgtaaccatggtaagTGCACACAACACTAaactgtaaccatggcaactgaACAAAGATGGAGACAGCTGGAGCCTCAAAGTATTTAGAAgacatcaaaaagaaaaacgaGACTGAAATGTGTTCTTGTGactaaaactgacagaaatcTCAAACATTCCCCTCAAACACCGACACCACGTCCACCTGTACGCAGGTGCAGGTGAGGACTGACCTTCAGCTCAGGCATGGTGACGATCAGCGTCAGAGGAACTTTGATGTCCGGATTGTTGGTGTAATCCAGCGGCACTAAATGTGGAGCCAGCTCACGATATCTGCCATGTAACCTGCAACACAGCACAGGACACCAGACACAATATCATTGATATTTACTGAGTTGCAATTATCTATCGTCCTCACAGATCTACATCAGATTTTATCAGCCATAGTTATTACTGATGCCCACCGCCCCAACCATGCTGTTTTATAAAGTTTTAAAGTCCGTCTCTCTAAATGAACCTATAATCACCGTGTTACACCTCAAACACTCCACAAGTCCTGCAGATATAATGATCCCTAAATTCCTCTGTGATGTTCTGGATGTGACTGCCCCTTGGCTGGTCTCAATAATTAACAGTTCTTTATCCCCTGGCTGCATCCCAGAATATTTGAAGACGGCTTGTGTGCAACcactcattaaaaatccagccTCGATCCATCAGAAAGCAGCAATTTACAGACCAATTTCAAAATTACCTTTTATTGCAAAACTCCTTGAGAAGACGGTGTCCCTACAACTCCTCGAAGCATTGAGacaaaacagcatttttgaAAATTTTCATTCAGGCTTTAAACAGCATCACAGCACTGAGACCGTGCTTATTAGAGTCACAAATGATCTTTTAAGAACGGATGATTCTGGTGAATGTTCCACTCATGTCTTAAGTGCAGCTTTTCATACAGTTGACCCACAGTTGAGAGGCTTCATCACTGTGTTGATAAATCTGAGACGGCTTTGAGGTGGTTTTGTTCTCACACCATGTCCTAACAGTAAGCAAGCGTCCGACTATTGCATCACATCGCATAACATCAAACACTTTCTGTCCACGCTGAATCTATTAAATATGCACTTCTGTTatgtcatgtaaacaaaccacaTATCTATCAGCCGTGTGCTCAACATCAGACTAACCACCCAAGTAAAAGATGGGTGAGCACTCGATATCCTAcgtttgtactttttaaacagtaaacacattttattttgtgatatttactGGAAATTAAACAATATAGCCAACAGCAACTTAACCAGAAACTTCCAGCTCCCTGGTGATCTCCCTGCAGCCAGCTGCTACCATTCCAATACAAAACATAGTAATCAAACTGATTTTGTCGCTGACACTCACTCGTATATCATTCAGTTAAGACAGTGTTATTTAACAAATTGGAAAGTTTTGGTTTGGTCCCTCAGGGGTCGATACTGGGACCGATATTATTTTTGCTGAATATGCTCCCACTTGGCCAGATTACACATAGACATGAAATTTGATTCAACCGCTACGCTGATGACACACTGTTGTATCTCCCAGTAAAGCCTACCGAGATTTCAAACCTCTCCAATCTTACAAATTGTCTagcaaatattaaaaacagatgtCAGCAACGACCTGCCTGATGAACTCTGGCTCGCTACATCAGTGTCTTCTTTGAAATCACTTTTCAAGACTTATTTTTATCGAGACGCTTTCTTATcaattttctcttcttttatgtttattttcactctcaaCTATTGTGTTATACTGTGCTTTATTCTTGACATTGTACTTAAGTCTTGCACTGCtctgttttaagttttaattcACCCGTTGTCTTTACATTTTATCCttggtgttttatgttttttcatccattgtttttaagttttcttcctCTTGTATTTCTTACACCTGCCTCTTTATTCATACAtgactttgtattttattgctgtgttttatggttgtaaagcactttgaaatgccggttttgataagtgctatacaaataaactttattattatattattatttcacagATCCCTTGCAATTACACCAGGGACCACTATGGGTCTGCAGACCCCCCAGTTGAGAAACAATGCAGTATAGCCtcagaatataaaaatacacctgaaatgcaaaatatgtgtcctttaaatACCACTGTTGGTATGAAGCACTGGATGGTTTGAAAtatatttctgatctgctgctccgttatgaaccatccagacctctcaggtggtctgaggcagatctgctttctgtccccagagtccaaactaaacctggagaagaagaaactctgagaaaactgcaggtctgctgctaCTCTCAGTTCTTAACTGCACTATAAACTATATtgtcctgttttatctgtcttattctattttagcttacttttattttctattaaactccttttaaatcatatttagtgtgtctttttatgttttatgtaaaacactttgaattgaGATGTGTTTTGAACATCAGAAAATGTCCTGCAGTGAATGGCAGGCTCCTACCTCTCTGTATTGATTAGTTCATCTATAACCGAGTGTGAACCTGAAGGCAGCCCAGAGGAGGAATCAGAAGTGTGATAAATGTGGAGAGAATCACCTGAAGCAGCAGCTCTCACAGCCAGCGTTCATTATATAACCATGAGTGTTAATAGCTGCCATAAATCTGCTGCAgtcacagcagagcagctgaAATAACTGCGACCCGCCAAACGCTGCAGCTGCACTAATGAGCGCAGCCAGAAACATCAGCAGACACAGTTTTAATTGTTGGCGGAGAGATTTCAGACTGTAAGtcatctgctgcagctcagtgcCGTCACACAGACGGAGACACTGACAGCAGATTTACAGCAAGAGGATCTGATGAAACTACAAACACAGTGCTGGAAAGtcactgagtacatttactcaagtacaactttgaggtacttgaactttacttgagtattgcAAAGTATAGAACCAAATAGGTATATGAAATAAGACTTTTACTGCTctcatttatctgacagctgttgttacttttcagtttcaaaatttaaataaactaaCATGATCCAGCCGGTACAAACAGTGAACATTTACCTGCACTAATgcaatcacaaacacatacaaatacacaatagTAATCAAAAATGGGGTCTATGGAGGAATGTATACTGCTGTGCTTACTACTGATTCACTcgcagaggacagacagacatttccTGTCTGAATGACGAGATGACAAAGTTTAACTGGAACTTCGTTGAACTGGTCAGCATGATTGTTTTGAGTAGAAGAGAAGCTTTCTCTTGTTGTTTAATGCTTTAGCGACCTCTGTCTGCAACGCTTAGACTGCAGCTTGCACTTGCATGTGTTAAGAATTTTCAGGTGACACAATCCAGAACACAGCAACCTGTGTGGACCATGTTTGAGGCCTTACACTGCATTATTTGTCACAATAACTGCCACATCAGTGACATTACTGAAGACGAAAccagatgtttcagtctggtgAGTCCTTGttaacaaaaagcagtgtgtagtcggggtcacatttcacatgtctatgagttgttaacagctccaccaaatagtgatttttccctctaaacttctcacatgctttcatttcaataaatgttcaaatgatccaatattagGCCTATGGTTACGTTACATAAGCAATGTTGTCACcgtgaacaagacttttttttaggcAATCACAATGTTcaattaactttagtgaactgaaaacacactgtggaaTAGCAGCAGCTAGGCCTATGGTTACGTTACATAAGCAATATTGTCGCCGTGGTAGCGCCTCTTCAATCACAATGTaaccacgccctaaagcatacgctgctttattgtcaaatttaaattaaatgggaccataatttacaaaatgaacatcatgctgtattgaagaagacttgaagtCACCAACTGAGgtcataaactcattaggaaacagtttactaaggtaataaatcaagagagaagtcggctcattttctcatagacttcaatacaatctgacttctttttgcagccagtggagtcgccccctgctggccattagatgGAATACAGGttttccgcattggcttcacttttcagccctggaggttgctgcttgggcCCAATACGAGATCAATCCAGCTTTGGgattataaaacaataaatatacagtTGCAGTGTCACAAAAGAACATAAATCTTTATATAAACTGGACATCATGAACCAAATTATTTATCTCATATTCCACATTTTCTGTCCTAAAAATCACTTCACttctctaataataataaaggtacattttactaaaaactccttactttatactttcactccactacatttcagagggaaatattgtactttctactccactacatttatttgacagctttagttacttttcagatgaagatttgacacaatggataatataacaagcttttaaaatacaacacattgttaaagatgaaaccagtggtttccaacctttttggcttttgatgtcttacaaaaagcagtgtgtagtcggggtcacatttcacatgtctatgagttgttaacagctccaccaaatagtgatttttccctctaaacttctcacatgctttcatttcaataaatgttcaaatgatccaatatttcagcaaaaatcaaagattagagaaaaagtccaaaaactgaaaacagatttgtgtatcagaactttgttttttcttctttcctctcccattaatcatctcaccacccctcagatttatctgctgaccctttggaggggcccgacccctaggttgggaaccactggactaaactagctaactgtatataaagtagtgtaaactagctccacctccagcagctacaacagtaacatgctgctctaacactgatgcttcactattaataatctaatgatgtcatatataataatatatcagtcagagggaccaaaccactacttttactgcaatactttaactacatcaagctcataatacttatgtacttgtactgcaatactttaactacatcaagctcataatacttgtgtacttttactgcaatactttaactacatcaagctcataatacttgtgtatatggagtatttttacattgctgtattggtactttttcctcatctcttcactcttcttcttgactttgttttcatttcatctgctgaaggaggaaagaatCTCTgagttcaccttaaatctcagtttaacacctggacgtacctgcaggatttatgacatcacaactagtgtGGAACCAATTGTTATAATAATTCCACTCTTATCTGTGTTCCCTCACTTCTATAGTTAGAGTTCAAACCACTAAGGGGTAGAACCTTGAAAAATTccttgaaaaaattgtgaactcgtcctcgTCCttgcagctgctgtctgctctcAAACAAAGATTGTTTGTGAGTAAAGATGCATCACTCTGTAacattctgtgtttctgtagtttCCTCTCCAGAGAAATGATCAGCTTAACACCTCATGCCAGTTAAacatctcctccagacatgcatataaaatactttactttgaataattatttgtgtctgatatgttttttccacaaaaaagttaaattatcttgtttaaATCCTTAAATCATtgtctcctccttttcctttatTAAAACTCCAGAACCtgtgaatctgtaaatattgttggTTTCTAAagtttcctgctggacaccagatgttcctccttcactgtaaagttcatctcagtgtttgtttccaCATAACACCTGTTTCAGTTGCATAGTGGACCGTGATTGgctcaaaactagttgtgattgtcataaatcctgctcaTAAACCCAGAgttcagtgagctcagagaaactttcctccttcagcaaaACAAACTCTGTACAATAATCATCGCCACTCAAACAttcaacaagaagaagaacacatttttgagtggagaagGACTTTAAAGATCAGATCAATATGTGAATCTGATCAGCTTCAGTATTTGGAGTCAATAGCTGCAGCTGTCAGAAACATTTATCTACAGTTCATAAACAATAAACACTGCTGAGTTTCTGCTTCTCA carries:
- the LOC137197311 gene encoding calcium and integrin-binding family member 2-like; amino-acid sequence: MGNKQTTFTEEQLEAYQDCTFFTRKEILRLHGRYRELAPHLVPLDYTNNPDIKVPLTLIVTMPELKENPFRDRIVETFSEDGQGNLSFNDFVDMFSALCETSPRELKTIHAFKIYDFNRDSFICKEDLQKTLNKLTKGELTAEEVTLVCDKAIEEADLDGDNKLSFSDFENMISKAPDFLSNFHIRI